A single genomic interval of Syntrophobotulus glycolicus DSM 8271 harbors:
- a CDS encoding NAD(P)-dependent alcohol dehydrogenase, with amino-acid sequence MKGFAMLGIGRTGWIEKENPVCGPLDAICRPIALAPCTSDVHTVWAGAIGDRHDMILGHEAVGEVVEVGSLVRAFKAGDKVIVPAITPDWNSLEAQGGYQMHSGGLLAGWKFSNFKDGVFGELFHVNDADGNLALLPKGMDPAAACMLSDMVPTGLHGVELADVQYGDSVVVVGIGPVGLMAVAGTAIRGASHIYAVGSRPNCIQLAKEYGATDVINYREGDIVEQILAKTEGKGVDRVIIAGGDVDTFDQAIRMLKPGGRIGNVNYLGEGDYIKIPRTEWGCGMSHKAIAGGLMPGGRLRMEKLASLMETGRIDPGKLVTHHFVGFEKIEQALMLMKDKPRDLIKPVITIEW; translated from the coding sequence ATGAAGGGTTTTGCAATGTTAGGGATAGGACGTACGGGTTGGATTGAAAAGGAGAATCCCGTCTGTGGACCGTTAGACGCCATTTGCCGTCCAATTGCTCTTGCGCCGTGCACCTCTGATGTACACACAGTTTGGGCCGGTGCAATTGGAGATCGTCATGATATGATTCTTGGTCATGAGGCTGTCGGAGAAGTTGTCGAGGTTGGATCGCTGGTCAGAGCTTTTAAAGCGGGGGATAAAGTCATTGTTCCGGCGATTACTCCAGACTGGAATTCATTGGAGGCTCAGGGCGGCTATCAGATGCACTCCGGCGGACTGCTTGCGGGATGGAAATTTTCCAATTTCAAAGATGGCGTATTTGGAGAGCTGTTTCATGTAAACGACGCAGACGGAAACCTGGCTTTGCTGCCGAAAGGCATGGATCCTGCTGCGGCCTGCATGCTTTCTGATATGGTGCCGACGGGACTTCATGGCGTCGAACTTGCCGATGTCCAATATGGTGACAGTGTCGTGGTTGTTGGAATCGGTCCGGTGGGACTGATGGCGGTAGCAGGAACGGCCATACGGGGTGCGTCCCATATTTATGCCGTCGGATCTCGGCCCAATTGTATTCAACTTGCTAAAGAATACGGTGCTACCGATGTGATTAATTATCGCGAAGGTGATATTGTCGAGCAAATTTTGGCAAAGACAGAGGGGAAGGGTGTTGATCGAGTTATTATTGCGGGCGGAGATGTTGATACCTTTGATCAGGCAATCAGGATGCTGAAGCCAGGCGGCAGAATAGGGAATGTGAACTACTTGGGAGAAGGTGACTATATTAAGATTCCTCGTACGGAGTGGGGCTGCGGGATGAGTCATAAGGCGATTGCAGGCGGCTTAATGCCCGGAGGAAGATTGCGGATGGAAAAACTGGCTTCTCTTATGGAAACAGGAAGAATAGATCCAGGCAAGCTTGTTACGCATCATTTTGTAGGTTTTGAAAAAATTGAACAGGCTTTGATGCTGATGAAAGATAAGCCTAGAGATTTAATTAAACCGGTTATTACCATCGAGTGGTAA
- a CDS encoding TMEM165/GDT1 family protein: MNGTILAALISAGAVTLAEMGDKTQLLAMAFATKYKASKVLIGVFIATILNHAGAVALGTFITRYEAINIWVQAIASLSFILFGLWTIRGDKLEGEDKRETRFGAVATVAIAFFIAELGDKTQLATIALATKFPANPFGVLIGTTTGMLIADAIGIVVGVVMSKKIPERTIKLVSAAAFIFFGLIGSYQVAYHKLHLAPAQTIASLLGLILLTGFAAYYLMTKGDASGKR; encoded by the coding sequence ATGAACGGAACGATCTTGGCTGCTCTGATATCGGCAGGAGCGGTAACTCTGGCCGAAATGGGGGATAAAACGCAGCTTCTGGCGATGGCCTTTGCCACCAAATACAAAGCGTCAAAAGTATTGATCGGAGTCTTTATTGCAACGATCTTAAATCATGCCGGGGCAGTGGCCTTAGGCACTTTCATTACAAGGTATGAGGCAATTAATATCTGGGTTCAGGCCATTGCTTCCTTGTCTTTTATTCTTTTTGGCTTATGGACTATTCGCGGGGATAAGTTAGAGGGAGAAGACAAAAGAGAGACACGTTTTGGAGCCGTGGCCACAGTGGCCATAGCTTTCTTTATTGCGGAGCTGGGAGATAAGACTCAATTGGCTACAATTGCTTTGGCAACTAAATTTCCGGCCAATCCGTTTGGAGTCCTGATCGGCACAACCACAGGGATGCTTATTGCGGATGCGATAGGAATAGTTGTGGGAGTGGTCATGTCCAAAAAAATTCCTGAAAGAACAATCAAGCTGGTTTCTGCCGCCGCTTTTATCTTTTTCGGGCTGATCGGAAGCTACCAGGTGGCTTATCATAAGCTGCATCTGGCTCCCGCTCAAACCATAGCCTCTCTTTTGGGACTCATCTTGCTGACCGGTTTTGCCGCTTATTATCTGATGACAAAAGGGGACGCTAGCGGGAAAAGGTAA